From the genome of Vicia villosa cultivar HV-30 ecotype Madison, WI linkage group LG2, Vvil1.0, whole genome shotgun sequence, one region includes:
- the LOC131648331 gene encoding glutathione S-transferase T2-like, which translates to MDPNQYNFQQSMFHLMQNQQNSNPQNSQFPLPSTNSTVFFPPPNNPNIYFRPPINTHGMSFSHHEPETPNGFMSECQVPQFSTQVGIENITVEKEQRHPIVGVDQKVDSFWLRITDNYNQYRGQSREKLQGQLKSRWHRINGLVQKFVGCYKQAVREKKSGASEKDILVNAHAFFEQDEGAPFNLEYAWRLLKDEPKWMGASIENSSKRTNNSVSGAYTASPNSETPSSYEFNSSSPMERPMGQKAAKRKGKAKENANATEPPSSVISDTMNKRMEVMENLARLKEEEKKLVKEKMEFEAMQFIMSDTSKMNDNQREFHEKRCNNLKEKYGW; encoded by the exons ATGGACCCTAATCAATATAATTTTCAACAATCTATGTTCCATCtcatgcaaaatcagcaaaattcTAATCCTCAAAATTCTCAATTTCCCTTGCCGTCAACAAACTCTACTGTATTTTTTCCGCCACCAAACAACCCAAATATCTATTTTAGACCACCGATAAATACTCATGGGATGAGTTTTTCTCATCATGAACCCGAAACACCAAATGGGTTTATGTCTGAATGCCAAGTTCCACAATTTTCAACTCAAGTTGGTATTGAAAATATTACAGTTGAAAAAGAACAAAGGC atccaattGTGGGAGTTGATCAAAAAGTCGATAGTTTTTGGTTAAGAATCACCGATAATTATAACCAATATCGTGGGCAGTCACGAGAAAAGCTACAAGGCCAATTAAAATCTCGATGGCATCGAATAAATGGCCTTGTTCAAAAATTTGTTGGGTGTTACAAACAAGCTGTTCGTGAAAAAAAAAGTGGGGCATCAGAGAAAGATATCTTAGTCAATGCACATGCTTTTTTTGAACAAGATGAAGGTGCACCATTCAATCTTGAGTATGCATGGCGGCTTttaaaagatgaacctaaatGGATGGGAGCATCCATTgaaaattcttcaaagagaacaaATAATTCTGTTAGCGGTGCATACACGGCATCGCCAAACTCAGAGACACCTTCAAGTTATGAGTTTAACTCATCATCTCCAATGGAGCGTCCAATGGGACAAAAGGCGGCAAAACGAAAAGGTAAGGCAAAggaaaatgcaaatgcaactgAACCTCCTTCTAGTGTTATTTCTGATACAATGAATAAAAGAATGGAAGTAATGGAAAACCTTGCACGACTTAAggaggaagaaaaaaaattagtcaAGGAAAAGATGGAGTTTGAAGCAATGCAATTCATAATGTCAGACACTTCTAAGATGAACGATAATCAACGTGAATTTCATGAAAAACGTTGTAATAACctaaaagaaaaatatggatggtAA
- the LOC131651450 gene encoding uncharacterized protein LOC131651450 has translation MDSNNSNNLNKLFWEVIEEELMDNTDEELLLSMLEKEHQSGSSSKRKRRSVIDRNREEGNIRLFNDYFSENPVYTDAQFRRRFRMHRHLFLRIVETLGNHDEYFQMRVDATGKMGLSPLQKCTSAIRMLAYGSSADIVDEYVRIGESTAIECLERFVRGVNEVFGAQYLRRPNNNDVEHLLQIGESRGFPGMLGSIDCMHWEWKNCPVAWKGQFCRGDHGKPTIMLEAVASQDLWIWHAFFGIAGSNNDINVLNQSNVFNDILEGRAATVQYTINGTPYNMGYYLADGIYPEWATFVKTISMPQGEKRKLFAQHQESARKDVERAFGVLQSRFAIIRGPARAWHMETLKHTIYTCIILHNMIVEDERHTYGGDFDYCYDNGGNNNSTPEIFNGPHPNLATRLQRRATLREKQVHRQLQGDLVEHIWERFGHEDDEN, from the coding sequence ATggattcaaacaattcaaacaacctcaacaaactttTTTGGGAGGTGATTGAAGAAGAACTTATGGACAACACAGACGAAGAACTATTGTTGTCAATGCTCGAGAAGGAACATCAATCTGGAAGTTCATCAAAGCGAAAAAGAAGATCAGTGATAGATCGGAATCGTGAAGAAGGGAATATACGATTATTCAACGACTACTTCTCAGAAAATCCAGTATACACTGATGCCCAATTCCGTAGAAGGTTTAGAATGCATAGGCATTTGTTTCTTCGAATTGTAGAAACCCTTGGAAATCATGATGAATATTTTCAAATGAGGGTCGATGCAACTGGTAAAATGGGTCTTTCACCATTGCAGAAGTGTACTTCTGCTATTCGTATGTTGGCATATGGATCTTCCGCTGACATTGTAGACGAATATGTTCGAATTGGTGAAAGCACTGCAATTGAGTGCTTAGAGAGATTCGTAAGGGGCGTGAATGAGGTATTTGGGGCTCAGTATTTGAGAAGGCCTAATAACAATGATGTTGAGCATCTTTTACAAATTGGGGAGTCACGTGGATTTCCAGGCATGCTAGGTTCCATTGATTGTATGCATTGGGAATGGAAGAATTGTCCTGTTGCGTGGAAAGGACAGTTTTGTCGAGGTGATCATGGTAAACCCACGATCATGCTTGAAGCAGTGGCATCACAAGACTTATGGATTTGGCATGCATTTTTTGGTATTGCAGGTTCAAACAATGACATTAATGTGCTAAACCAATCTAATGTGTTTAACGATATTTTGGAAGGACGTGCTGCTACTGTGCAATATACAATCAATGGAACTCCATATAATATGGGGTATTATTTAGCGGATGGTATATATCCTGAGTGGGCTACATTTGTCAAGACCATTTCAATGCCGCAAGGAGAAAAgagaaaactatttgcacaacacCAAGAATCAGCTAGAAAGGATGTGGAACGGGCATTTGGAGTGCTTCAATCTCGATTTGCAATAATACGTGGTCCAGCGCGTGCTTGGCACATGGAAACCCTCAAGCATACCATATATACTTGCATTATATTGCACAACATGATTGTCGAAGACGAACGACACACATATGGAGGTGATTTTGATTACTGTTACGATAATGGAGGTAACAACAACTCAACGCCTGAAATATTTAACGGTCCTCATCCGAATCTTGCAACAAGACTACAAAGAAGGGCAACTCTTCGTGAAAAACAAGTTCATCGCCAACTTCAAGGAGATCTAGTCGAGCATATCTGGGAACGTTTTGGACATGAGGACGATGAAAATTAA